CAGGCCGGACTTCCACCGGCAAGCCAACGACACCTTTCCGCGACGCCCCCGGACGCTTACTCCGCTCCGGCACGGTCGGCCAGTTGGAGCGCAACCTGCCGTCGGGCGACCGCAGTATCTTCGGCCATTACCCCTACACGGTCGTCAGCATTGACTACGCCAAGTCCGACAGCCACAAGGCCAATTTCCTCCAGCACGGTCCCGACTTCGTGATCGTGGACGAGGCCCACGGCGCCGCCCGCCCTGCCGGCCAGTCCAGCGGCCAGCAGCAGCGCCACCAGCTTCTCTGCGAACTCGCCAAGAAGCCGGAGCGGAACATCATCCTGCTCACCGCCACGCCGCACAGCGGCGTCGAAGAATCCTTCCTTTCGCTCCTCGGCCTTCTCAACCCGAGCTTCGGCTCGCTTGACCTCCAGAAGTTGCGGGAAGCAGACCGCGATGCTCTTGCCCGCCACTTCGTTCAGCGCCGGCGGGCCGACATCAAGAACTGGCTCGGCGAGGACAACCCTTTCCCTCAACGCGACCCGAGTGAGGCCACATACGAGCTTTCCGCCAAGTGCAGGGACCTCTTCCGGCGCGTCTACTCGTTCAGCGCAGCGATGGTGAGGTCCGCCGACACCCTCAGCGGCGCGCGCCGCCGCATCCGCTATTGGTCGGCTCTGGCCCTCCTCCGCTGCGTCATGTCCAGCCCGGCCGCCGCACAGGCCGCCATCCTGAACCGAGTGAGGGGCGGAGCCGAGGACATCCCCGACGAGCAGGCAGCCGACGACGCCTGCACGCCCTTCATCTACGAACCCGCTGACCAGGAGACGGAGGACGCCCAACCCGCCCACGTCGTCGAGCAGGGTGAAGCCGGCATGTCCGACTCCGAGCGGAGCCGGCTCCGGGAGTTCGCCCGGCTCGCCGACGAAATCCAGGGCACCGACGATGACCACAAGGTCGTCGAGTGCACGCGCCTTGTCGCCGGCCTCCTCCGTGGGGGCTACCATCCCATCATCTGGTGCCGCTACATCGCCACCAGCGACTATGTGGCTGACCAGCTCGCCCGCCGGCTCCAGCGCGACTTCCCCGATCTGCGCGTTGTGTCCATCACGGGGGCGTTAGCGGACGACGAGCGCCGCCTCAAGGTCGCCGAACTCGGCCAGCACCCCCGCCGCATCCTCGTCGCCACCGACTGCCTCTCGGAGGGCATCAACCTCCAGGAGCACTTCACGGCCGTCATGCACTACGACCTCCCGTGGAACCCCAACCGCCTGGAGCAGCGCGAGGGCCGTGTGGACCGCTTCGGCCAGACCGCCAAGACGGTCAAGGCCATCCTCTTCTACGGCCGCGACAACATCATAGACGGCGCGGTTCTCGAAGTCCTTCTCCGCAAGGCCCAGGAAATCCATCGCACCCTTGGCATCTCCGTCCCCGTCCCGATGGACAGCGAGACGGTCATGGAAGCCGTCCTCAAGCATCTCTTCTTCCGCTCCACGTCCCCCGACCAGAAACTCCTCTTCCAAGACCCCATTGTCCAGGACATGCACCGCCAGTGGGACCGCTCCGCCGACCGCGAGAAGGAGAGCCGCACCCGCTTCGCCCAGCGCGCCATCAAGCCCGATGAGGTCCAGCGCGAGCTAGAGGAAACCGACTCCGTCCTCGGCGACCCCGATGCCGTCGAGCGGTTCGTCCGCAATGCCTGTCAGCGACTCGGAGCCGCGGTCCAACAGGCCAAGAATGGGCAGTGGACCATCAGTGGCCTCGCCCACCTGCCCGATTTGGTGAAGGAAACCGCCTCCGACGCGCCCGAGAACTGGCGCGTGACGTTCAAGTCGCCGCCGCCCGAAGGGGCCACGTACCTGGGCCGCAACCATCCCTTCGTTGCTGCCCTTGCCCAGTTCCTCATGGAGGACGCCCTGACCCAGCACGGCGCCGCCCGCGCCACCCGGTGCGGCGTGATCAAGTCCCGTGCCGTGGACCGTCGCACCGTCCTCCTCTTGCTGCGCCTCCGTTTCCTCATCGAAGAGCCGGACAAGCCCGACAACCCCATGCTCGCCGAGGAGGTCTACGTCTGCGGCTACCGCGGCTCCCCGCCCAACCGCCTGGACTGGCTGGGCGATGCCGAGACGCTCAAACTCCTCGCCGAGGCCCGCCCCGACGTCAACACGCCGCCGCAGGAACGCTCCGAAGTCCTCTCCGAACTGCTCGCAGCCTGGGACGGCCTTCAGGGGCCTCTTGAGCCCGTCGTCGCTGCCCGCGCCAAGCGGCTCGACGAGGCCCATCGCCGCGTCCGTGCCTCTGCGGGTCTGGCTCGTCGCGGACTCCGCATCGCCCCGCAGCTTCCCCCCGACCTCCTGGGCATGCTGGTCATCCTGCCCATCCCGAAGGGGGTGGCGCGATGAGCGTCTTCCCCTGCCTCAAACTCGAAGGTGGTCTCCTCGCTGCCGATCTCATTGACCAGATCGCCGCCGGCGATGCCAAAGGCCAGAAACCCGCCGACTTCGGCCTCAAGCCTGGTATACACCTCACCGATGAGATCTCCGCCGTCTGGGCCAGCGCCCAGGACCACTGGCGCGGCTTTCAACGCGGCCTCGAACGCCTCGATCAGGCCGACCCCGCGACCAGCATCACCCGCGACCAGTGGATGATCCCTCTTCTCGGCCTCCTTGGCTACGACAACCTGGCCTACCAGCCCAGGGCCGCCGAGGTGGATGGTCACTCCTTTGCCATCTCCCACCGCGCCGGCCCCGACGAGAAGGCCCCACCCATCCACATCGTCGGGTGCCGCCAAGGGCTCGGAGAGCGCCCCGCCTCCGGACGTCCCCGCCTGGCTGCCCACTCCCTCCTCCAGGATTACCTGAACCGTTCAGAAGACCTGTGGGGCGTCGTGACCAACGGCAAGGCCCTCCGCATCCTCCGCGACTCCCAGCTCATCAGCCGCCTGGCCTACATCGAGTTCGACCTCGAGCAGATGCTCGAAGGCCAGAAGTTCGCCGATTTCGCGCTTCTCTACCGCCTCCTCCACCGTTCCCGGCTTCCCAAAACCAGCGACGATGCCCCCAAGTACCTTCTCGAAGAGTACCGCCGCATCACCGTCGAGCAGGGAGGCCGCGTCCGCGAGCACCTGCGCGACGGCGTGGAAGTGGCGCTGCGAACCCTCGCCAATGGCTTCCTACGCCATCCGCGCAACCAGGAACTTCGCGCCGCCGTCGCCGCAGGCCAACTGACCCCCACCGACTTCTACACCCAACTCCTCCGCCTCATCTACCGCTTCCTCTTCCTGATGGTCGCCGAGGAACGCGGCCTCATCACCGACAACGCCACATACCACGGGCACTACAGCATCGCCCGTCTTCGCCGCCTCCTCGACGTGCGCACCGCCTGGTCCGGCTACGACGACCTCTGGCTCAGCCTCCAGATCACCCTCCGTCTCTTCGAGGACGAGAAGTTCGGCAGCGCTCTTGGCATCCCGCCCCTCAACGGTGACCTGTTCAACCCCCTTCGGACCCGCGATCTCAACACCGTCTTCCTCACCAATCGCGACTTCCTAACGGCGCTCTGGCATCTCGCCATGTACCGCGAATCGCCCCGCACCCCCTGGCGCCGCATCAACTACGCCGCCCTCGATGTGGAGGAGCTTGGCTCCGTCTACGAAAGCCTCCTCGACTTCCAGCCGCTGTTCGGTGGTGTAGCACAGCCGCCCTCGGCTGTGTCTTCTGTGGGCGGGGCGTCTCTGCCCCGCGTTCCTTCTTCCTCCCCTGACCCCGAACCCCGAACACCGAACACCCAACACGGCTCTTCTCCCGTCCCCGACACCCAACACCGAACACCAAACACCGTTTCCTCCGGGCCGATCACCTTCGACCTCGGACAGGGCACTGAGCGCAAGTCCACTGGCTCCTACTACACCCCGCCCCAGCTCGTCCAGGAGTTGATCAAGAGCGCCCTGGTGCCGGTGATGGAAGACCGCCTTGAGCAAGCAAGGCGATTGGCGAATGGCCAGTGGCGAACGGAAGAGGAGAAGCAGCATGCGCATTCAGTCGTATCGGGATCTCGATGTCTGGCAGCGGGGCATGGGGATCGCCAAGCAGGCGTACCAACTGACGAAGCGCTTTCCCCGGGAGGAGCTGTACGGCGTGACCTCGCAAGTCCGTCGGGCGGCCAGCTCGATCCCGGCCAACACGGCGGAGGGGTGGGGGCGGCACTACCCGGCCGAGTTCATCCAGTTCCTGAGGAAGGCCAATGGCAGCCGGACAGGACTGGAGACCCATCTGCTCCTCTCCGCGGAAGTGGGCCTGTGCACCCAGGAGCAAGTCGAGCCACTGCTGACCGAGACCGAGATCCTCGGCAAGCAGCTCCTCAGCCTCGAGCGAAGCCTGGGACGTCGGACCGCGAAATGACAGCGCTCTGGGCTTCCACCCCACTCGCCACTCGCCACTCTCTACTCGCCCAACACGCCATCCTCTCCATCAAGGTCTGCGACCCCGCCTCTGGCAGCGGCCACTTCCTCCTCGCTGCTGCCCGGCGCCTCGGGGACGAACTAGCCCGGATTCGCTCGGGCGGCGACGAGCCAAGCCCCGAGCAGCGACGCGAAGCCGTCCGCGACATCATCACCCATTGCATCTACGCCGTGGACAAGAATCCCCTCGCCGTGGACCTCTGCAAAGTCGCCCTCTGGATCGAAGGCCACACGCGCGGCAGACCCCTGACCTTCCTTGACCACCGTGTCCGCCACGGCGACTCCCTCGTCGGCGTCCTCGACATGTCCGTTCTCTCGCAGGGAATCCCTGACGACGCCTACAACCCTGTGACAGGCGACGACAAGATCGTTGCCAAATCGCTCAAGCAGCAGAACCGCGACGAGCGGAAAGGCCAGAAGTTCGTCTCCATGCCTCCCGCTCAGGAGCTTCGGTCGCTCACAGAAGACCTCCGCCCCATCTTTGACCTCCCCGATGATTCCCCGGCCAACGTCCGCCGCAAGGCCGAAGTCTACCAACGCGCACACGGCCACGGAACCGCCTACGAACGCGACGCCAACGCCTGCGACCTCTGGACAACTGCTTTCTTCACGCCGCTGACCGATCAGGCGCTCAAAGGCCACGTCATCCCCACTACGAGTGACCTGCGTGGCTTCTTGGAACGTGGCGTCGCCGACCCACGCCTCCTCGGCGCCGCCGGCGCCATCGCCCATCGCCATGCCTTCTTCCACTGGCCCCTCGAATACCCCGATGTCTTCGCCGTGGGCGGCTTCGATGTCGTCCTCTCCAACCCGCCGTGGGATGTCCGTGAAGCCGAAGACCAAGAGTTCTTCGCAACGCGGGAACCAGTTTTGGCCAGGCTACCTGGCGACAAGAGAAAGAGGGCCATCGAGAAGCTAGCGGTAAGCGACCCGCTGCTCTATCGGGAATGGGTGGAGAGTAGGAGGTCGATGGAAAGCGAGGCCAGGTTCCTGCGTGGCTCGGGACGGTTCCCGTTCATCTCCGGCAAAGTGAACTTGTACGGCGTGTTTGCGCAACTGGCTTCATGCATCATCAACGGGCCAGGAAGATGCGGCGCTGTGTGCCCAACTGGGATTGCCACGGACGACTACAACAAGAAGTTCTTCGCCTACCTGATGGACTCCAGTCGCCTAGTGAGCCTGTTCGATTTTGAGAACCGTGAGGCGCTGTTCCCGGGAGTCCACCGATCCTACAAGTTCTCCCTCCTCACCTTGGCCGGAAAGAGGGGATCAACGGCCCAGAAGGCTGAGTTCCTGTTCTACGCCACGCAAGTCGACCACCTCGGCGACAAGCGCCGGCGCTTCTCCCTAACCGCAGCCGATCTCTTGAGGATCAACCCAAACAGCCGAACCTGCCCCGTTTTCCGAACCAGGCCCGATGCCGAGCTTGCGCGGTTGATCTACGAACGTGGCGCCGTCCTCATCAACGACCAGGCTGGTACGAGCCCTTGGGGCGTGAAGTACCAACAGGGTCTGTTCAACATGACGACTGATTCTGGCCTCTTCCGGACCTCGGATGAACTGGGGGTGGCCGAATGCCTGCCAGTAGGCAATCGGTTCGTCAAAGGTGAACGTGTCTGGTTGCCACTTTACGAGGGAAAGATGGTTCAGGGGTACGACCATCGTGCAGCCAGCATCGTGGTTAACCAAGCCAACGTGAGCAGGCAGGCGCAGCCTGAACCCACCTCCTTAGAGGAGCATCTTGACCCTTGTTTCGCGGCAATTCCGCGCTATTGGGTTAGCGCTGAAGAAGTCCACGGACGCACCGGCGACTGGGGGCGCGATTGGCTTCTTGGGGTGAAGGATGTCACCGCCGTGACGAATGAGAGAACCGCGATCTACGCCGTCCTCCCAGCCACGGGCGTGGGGCATACCTTCGCTCTGCTTCTGCCGACCGGTTCGCCAGACGCATGCGTGACTTGCTGTTTCCTGGGCGAACTCAACGGCCTCGTCTCCGACTACGTGACAAGGCAAAAGGTCGGAGGAATCCACCTCACGCTCAGTGTACTGAGCCAACTCGCCGTGCTGCCGCCAGGCGGCTACTCGCCCACTCACAGTATCCCACGCATGCTGCCACGGGTGCTCGAACTCACCTACACCGCCTGGGACATCAAGGGCTTCGCGGACGACGTGTGGCGGGAGGCGGACGAGGGGCTGAGAGCGGCGATTCGGGGACAGTGGGAGGCGAACCGTGCGGCGACGGGCGGCCACGAGTGGGCGCCGCCCGACTGGGCCGAGATCGCCAAGGACGGCATCCCGCTCCCGCCGTTCAAGTGGGACGAGGCCCGCCGTGCCCTCCTGCGAGCCGAACTCGACGCCCTCTACGCCCGCCTCTACGGCCTGAACCGCAAGCAGCTTCGCTACATCCTCGACCCCGCCGACCTCACGCCCCGCGAGCTTGAGGACATCCTCGACCCCTTCGAGGAGGTCACCGACCCGTTGGACGCCGAGGGCTACCGTCGCCGCTGCGAGACCTCCGACTTCCCAGGCGAAACCTTCCGCGTCCTCAAGGAAAAGGAACTGCGCCGCTTCAACGAATACCGCACCCGCCGCCTGGTCCTCGAAGCCTGGGAGCGGATGCAGTCCAAGTGAGGTAAGGAGGCCGACATGCCTGAGATGGGCGCTCAGCCCTCCCACCCGCCTGAGGGTCTGCCAGTGGAGTTGCCAGGCCCGTTGCCGTTCATCTGGCCCGAGCCACGTGTCCACGCCGGAATTGCCCGGTACGAAACGATGCCCCCTTTCGAGCATCTCCTGGCGGAGGCTGACCTGATCTCGGGCGTACTCGTGGGGTTGGCAGAGAAGACAGTCGAGTGGCTTGACGCGCTGATGCACCAGGGCAGACCGCGCAAGGTGAGTCTCGTGCTCGTCGTCTATCCCGCTTGCCCTACCCGAGAGAGGCACTTGCTGAGCGTCAAGAAGATCCAGGATAGCCTCAAAGGGCCGGAGCATGAGCTTAGCGTCCGTGTGCTGCCAGTCCCCAGGTCCTTTGGCGACGATTGCGAGAAGATGGTTCTCCCGCCGACCGTACTACAGGCCCATGCGACTGGCAGTGGCAGGACTGTGCTTTGCATAGGGTCCGTCGGTGACGCAGGAAGAGACGAGAGCTATTGCGCCAGCTTCAACGTCGTGTTCCAGCCTGATGACGCGCTGCGGGATGCGTGGCGGCGGTGGTTCCAGTGGCTCTTGAGCAGCTCAGCGCCGCTGAGACTTGAGACGGCCCGCATCCCACACCTGGTGCCTGCGGCCGGCGACCTCAAAGCGGCGGAGATGTGGCAGGCGTTCGAGAGCGCCTGTCGTGGTCCCGAGGCGGACCAGGATGCCCGTCCCACGGTTGACCCTGTGACGGGTGAAGTCACCAGGGAGGCGGACGGCACCGAGGTGAAGAGATGGGATGGCGGGCAGACGGCCCTTGACCCGCTGGCGCGGAAGCTCCAGGAGGTCTATGCGCAAGGGCACCTTGTGACCGTGGACGAGACGACTCGCATCAAGCCGGTGGCAATCCCGGTGAAGGCGACGCTGCTCGGCCAGCAGTCGGAGCGCACGGTCGGAGCATTGAAGCAGAAACAATCGTTCACGCTCCAGATACTTGATGAGGTTGCGGCTAAGGAGGTGGAGAAATGCCGCAAGGTCACCGACCTGTTGGACCTGTTCAGCTACCCACTGAGTCTGGGCAACAGGTGGATTCCCGAGGCCGCGCAGAGCCTGCTGGAGGCGGAACTGAATGCCCGTAACAAGAAGGGCCAAGCCACTCTGAAGGCAGCGCTTGGCGGGTGCGAGATCCCTGCTTTCATTGGGAGACGCTCCAAAGCCATCCGTGCGGACCTGGACGCGATGTACCAGCAGCTTGGCCAGGGAGCGACTGTGCCGGATGACAGGTTCCAGGCGGTACTGGGGCAGGTAGAGAGCCGACTCACGGCCGCCCTGAGTGCCCGTATCACGCCTCGCGCCGTCTACAGCCGGATCGTTCCGCCAGACCTGACCGCCAGCGCCCGGAGTGAGAACTGGAGCCAGCCCTTCCTGCTTCTGCTGCGGGCCGCCCGGCTGATGCGGGAGGCCCTGACCGACGGGTACTTCCCCCGCAGGTTCTCAGGCCTCAATGTCACCGAGGCGGAGTTGCTGCCGGCTATGGACGTCTTCGCGGACAGCATCGTGCAGACCCGTGACTCACGCCGGGCACGTGAGGAGTTGTCCGCCTTGGAGGAGATCGAGGATGGCCCCGCGACGGCTCAAGCAAAATGCTCTGCCGTATGGCAGATCATCAGAGGGCAGGTGGGAACGCCCTGAAGATGGTTGCTCCAGCATCTTCAGAGCTTGTGCCACGGTTGTGCCACGGACGATGCCGAAGAATGTCACTTCCCGCCCTTCCTGTCACTTGCTGTCACTTCGGACGCCGCCCCGCAGCGTCGCCGTAAACGCAGACAGGGCAAGGACTAAATCCATAAGTCCTTGCCCTGCCTGATGGTGGAGACGAGGGGATTCGAACCCCCGACCTCTAGAGTGCGATTCTAGCGCTCTCCCAATTGAGCTACGTCCCCGGGTAACCCTTGCCATTCTACGCCACGCCGCTGTGCCTGTCAAGGGCCCGATCACTGACTAAGGGCAGGCAAGGACTGCCGGTGACTTGTGCCGTCCCTGCGGGACGTGGGCATCCCAGTCGGAGGTTCCAGTCTCTGCCCCGTCTCTTCGACCTGCTGTCTCTCGAGCCTCCCGCCGGTTCGAGACCCGCGGGAGGTCCGGCTGTACGGCTGAAGTGTGGCTGTGCGCCGTTTCCCCAGGGCGTTCCCCTGGGCTGATATGGCACGCTCCTTCGGAGCTCGGATGCTCAGTGCCGAGCGCGGGGATGGGACCGATGCGCTCTCTGCCGCGCGGGCTTGCATCTGTGCCGTCAGATGGTAGACTGCTTGGGCAGGATGGCCGGGACGCTCCGGCCGCTCGCAAGGGACGGCACAGGCGTGCCGGCGAAGGTCAGGCTTCTGAGGGGCAGAACGTGGGTTCACGGCGATGGCTGAGGTGGGTGTCGGCCTGGGTCGTAGTGCTCGGTTGCGCGGCCGGAGCCGGGGAGCGCGGCCAGGTGGGAGGCCCGCTCGCAGGTGTGGAGTTGCCTCCCTTCCCGACGCAGCACGGCGAGCCGCCGGGCCACCCTGGGCATAGCGAGGGCTTTCCCGAGTCAGAGCTGTACCCAGGCTCGGTCGAGCACTTCCGCACGGTGAGCCTGAAGAATCTCCCCATCCGCCCCCTCTGGGACCGCCAGAGCCAGGTGAAGAACTTCCTGGCTCACCAGTTGCCGGGCGTGGCACGGGCGCAGGTTGAGGAGTATGCGGCCCCCGTCTACCAGGTGAAACGCTACGGACCACCGGTCAACACAGGCAAGGCGCTCCGTCCGGTGCCCGTCGTGCGCTGCAAGGTGGGCCAACCGGTTCTTCGGCTCGACCTCGGCGAGCTGGATGCCGGCCTGTATGCGGTGCGCGTGATCGGGGCGGTGGAGACGCCGCGTCTCCGCATCTTCCGCCAGCCGCTCTACCTCGCACTGAAGGTCAACGACGGGTTGGATGGCAGCGCCCATATCTACCGCCTCCGCATCGGCTACTGCGACGAGTTCTACAGCGTGGCCGAGTTCTACTTCCACGCCACGGCTCGGCGCCGTTTCGAGGCGGAGCTGTGGGTGGATAAGGGGAGCACGGTGGACCTGCTGGTGCACAACATCTCCCTGGACGACATGCTCGCGGGCACGACGCACCGCGCGGTGAAGACCCGCCAGACGCTCGTGACGCCGGAGCAACTGGCC
The Planctomycetota bacterium genome window above contains:
- a CDS encoding helicase-related protein, whose product is GRTSTGKPTTPFRDAPGRLLRSGTVGQLERNLPSGDRSIFGHYPYTVVSIDYAKSDSHKANFLQHGPDFVIVDEAHGAARPAGQSSGQQQRHQLLCELAKKPERNIILLTATPHSGVEESFLSLLGLLNPSFGSLDLQKLREADRDALARHFVQRRRADIKNWLGEDNPFPQRDPSEATYELSAKCRDLFRRVYSFSAAMVRSADTLSGARRRIRYWSALALLRCVMSSPAAAQAAILNRVRGGAEDIPDEQAADDACTPFIYEPADQETEDAQPAHVVEQGEAGMSDSERSRLREFARLADEIQGTDDDHKVVECTRLVAGLLRGGYHPIIWCRYIATSDYVADQLARRLQRDFPDLRVVSITGALADDERRLKVAELGQHPRRILVATDCLSEGINLQEHFTAVMHYDLPWNPNRLEQREGRVDRFGQTAKTVKAILFYGRDNIIDGAVLEVLLRKAQEIHRTLGISVPVPMDSETVMEAVLKHLFFRSTSPDQKLLFQDPIVQDMHRQWDRSADREKESRTRFAQRAIKPDEVQRELEETDSVLGDPDAVERFVRNACQRLGAAVQQAKNGQWTISGLAHLPDLVKETASDAPENWRVTFKSPPPEGATYLGRNHPFVAALAQFLMEDALTQHGAARATRCGVIKSRAVDRRTVLLLLRLRFLIEEPDKPDNPMLAEEVYVCGYRGSPPNRLDWLGDAETLKLLAEARPDVNTPPQERSEVLSELLAAWDGLQGPLEPVVAARAKRLDEAHRRVRASAGLARRGLRIAPQLPPDLLGMLVILPIPKGVAR
- a CDS encoding four helix bundle protein produces the protein MRIQSYRDLDVWQRGMGIAKQAYQLTKRFPREELYGVTSQVRRAASSIPANTAEGWGRHYPAEFIQFLRKANGSRTGLETHLLLSAEVGLCTQEQVEPLLTETEILGKQLLSLERSLGRRTAK